Proteins found in one Coffea eugenioides isolate CCC68of chromosome 5, Ceug_1.0, whole genome shotgun sequence genomic segment:
- the LOC113770733 gene encoding protein farnesyltransferase/geranylgeranyltransferase type-1 subunit alpha-like has translation MDVLQKSSERIPLSQRPEYADVKPVPQDDGPNPIVPISYTDEFRETMDYFRAIYVADEQSHRALQLTTEAIKLNPGNYTVWQFRRLVLEALNADMNKELDFSDGIVEGNSKNYQIWHHRRWVAENLGTDASTRELEFTKKILSKDAKHYHAWSHRQWVLQALGGWKDELAYCELLLKDDIFNNSAWNQRYFVVTRSPLLGGLGAMRESEVTCTVNAIMEHPENESPWRYLRGLYRNDTQALVKDPQVASVCLKILTAKNNYVHALSMLLDLLCHGFQPSLEIRNAVYGLSDSGAQGSDLVKVVCSILELVDPMRANYWKWRRNMAPAQAAQCLKDDGLTGLSL, from the exons ATGGATGTCTTGCAAAAAAGCAGTGAAAGAATCCCTTTGAGTCAGAGGCCTGAATATGCCGATGTGAAGCCTGTCCCCCAGGATGACGGTCCAAATCCCATTGTCCCTATCTCCTATACTGATGAATTTAGAGAGACAATGGACTATTTTAGAGCAATATATGTAGCCGATGAGCAGTCTCATCGAGCTCTTCAACTCACCACAGAAGCCATCAAACTTAACCCTGGAAATTACACT GTATGGCAATTTAGGCGGCTAGTACTCGAGGCGCTTAATGCTGACATGAACAAGGAATTGGACTTTTCGGATGGCATTGTGGAAGGAAACTCTAAGAATTATCAGATATG GCACCATAGGCGTTGGGTTGCTGAAAATTTGGGAACTGATGCTTCAACTAGGGAGCTTGAGTTCACAAAGAAAATTCTTTCTAAGGATGCAAAACATTATCATGCCTGGTCTCATAGACAG TGGGTCCTTCAGGCACTTGGCGGATGGAAAGATGAGCTAGCCTATTGTGAACTACTCCTCAAAGATGACATTTTCAATAATTCTGCTTGGAATCAG AGATATTTTGTTGTAACAAGATCTCCTCTCCTTGGAGGCCTGGGGGCAATGAGGGAGTCAGAAGTAACTTGTACAGTTAATGCAATTATGGAGCATCCTGAAAATGAAAGTCCTTGGAGGTACCTTCGAGGCTTATACAGAAATGATACACAGGCTCTAGTTAAAGACCCTCAAGTAGCGTCAGTTTGCTTAAAGATTTTGACTGCCAAAAACAATTACGTGCACGCCCTCAGCATGCTTTTGGACCTTCTCTGCCATGGTTTCCAGCCTAGCCTGGAGATAAGAAATGCTGTCTATGGTCTTTCTGACTCGGGTGCCCAAGGTTCTGATTTGGTGAAAGTGGTCTGTTCTATCCTAGAACTTGTAGATCCAATGAGAGCAAACTATTGGAAGTGGCGGAGGAACATGGCGCCTGCTCAAGCAGCTCAATGCTTGAAAGATGATGGATTGACTGGTTTGAGTTTATAA